In a single window of the Paenibacillus sp. MMS20-IR301 genome:
- a CDS encoding M50 family metallopeptidase yields MNKWLKTLLFLAGSAVLTRFIPFSSLFRNLDTMFHEFGHALVTLLLSGSVLRIELYADHSGVTYSAIAAGGKAILVSLSGYPLASLFSLLLFYLYSKGKRQWGLILASSVALIMLVLYVRGGFGMLWLSGFILLNAAMLFLWPKISKYYYLFLAFLTLEESVMGTLYLLSASVMAPSRAGDAANLARLTPLPALVWALLFFLFALLCAKWALGFFFREEKARRQARSL; encoded by the coding sequence ATGAATAAATGGCTCAAAACATTGTTGTTTCTGGCTGGTTCTGCGGTTCTGACCCGCTTCATCCCGTTCTCCTCCTTATTCCGCAATCTGGATACGATGTTTCACGAATTCGGTCATGCGCTGGTCACTCTGCTGCTCTCGGGAAGCGTGCTGCGGATTGAGCTGTACGCCGATCATAGCGGGGTTACCTATTCGGCCATTGCAGCCGGGGGAAAGGCAATTCTGGTTTCATTGTCCGGTTATCCGCTGGCTTCATTATTCTCGTTGCTGCTGTTCTATCTGTATAGCAAAGGCAAGCGGCAGTGGGGGCTGATTCTGGCCAGCAGTGTCGCGCTGATTATGCTGGTGCTCTATGTGCGGGGCGGATTTGGAATGCTTTGGCTGAGCGGATTCATTCTGCTGAATGCCGCCATGCTGTTTCTTTGGCCGAAGATCAGCAAATATTATTACTTATTTCTCGCCTTTCTGACCCTGGAGGAGTCTGTAATGGGGACACTGTACCTGTTGTCCGCTTCGGTAATGGCACCTTCCCGTGCAGGGGATGCGGCCAATCTGGCCCGTTTGACTCCGCTGCCGGCGTTAGTCTGGGCGCTGCTGTTTTTCCTCTTTGCCCTGCTGTGCGCCAAGTGGGCACTGGGGTTCTTTTTCAGGGAAGAAAAAGCAAGGCGTCAGGCAAGAAGCCTATAA